ATTGATTCCATTTGGTGCTGGAAGGAGAGGTTGCCCCGGAATTCCCTTTGCTATGACCACAATCGAGCTTGTTTTGGCAAATCTGCTGCTCAACTTTGACTGGACATTGCCTGGTGGAGCAAGAGGAGAGGATTTGGACTTGACTGAATCTACTGGTCTAacaattcataaaaaatttccCCTTATAGCAGTTGCAACTCCTTATTGTTGctagtatatattatatacgaGTAATAGAAGAATCACAAGGTTCAGTTTGGCTAGCAAAAATCACAATTGGTGCCTGTATGGGAAATAAATGAGTTTGAAAATAATATGAACTTCCTCATCTGTTTCTCGTCTGAGGAGGTGTAGTTTTATAAACACTTTTACAACACATTTCTGGTATACAAAGGAAACATAGAACACAAAGATCACTATCAGCATTATCTTCATTAACTATAGTACCGATTAAAAAGGAACATAATGATCATGTTACTCAGAAAGCATATAGACCAAAACCCAAACCCTCACAAACACTTACTGTGTACTGTATGTAAGCATTAATACCTAACAAAACACCATAAAGGTGACTCTGATACCACATCTTAGAATAAGCAGCGAAAAAAGATTTAGAATTATCTCCAACCATATTTCTTGTGAAGGGTTACCAATGATAGGTAGCTTTGGAGGGCTTGGTAGGAGATTAAtgggttttccttttcttgacTGCTCCTTCAAGGAAAACCTCAGCAGCACAACTAGGACAATGGAAGCAAAGAGAAAGATGGGTTGGAAGCTTTCCTTTAGCCATTGGAGTTTTCATAAACATAAATCATGAGTACGTGATTCCACCTTTTTCTCTCGATATATAGACATCAATTGTGGCTTTCTCCAGTTAACTCTGTTTACCTGCCTGCCTTGATTTTGGGAAATAATGTAACCAGCAAAATTTCGATGCCAATCTCTATCACATTACTGATCGTTGATGTGATCATCAAGATTGACAGTAACAGGTAAAACAGAGAAATTTGATCGTCATGACaaatgctgcaacttgcattaAGGTCTCATTGATTCCACCATCTTTTTAATGTTTTCCTTCCAACTAAAGACAGACTGCTGTGATCAAATATTATCCAGCCACTTCACGTTTCGGAGTCATGGTCCTTGTCTTCATCGATCATGGGTTCCTCTTTAAATGCTGACAATTTGTCAATTCTGAGTTGAAAACATTTTGGTTTTCTACTTTTCAATATCAATATGATTTGCTATATTAATTTGACCCTTTTGTAAGATTTGAGGCGTTTTAACTTCTATATACTTGCTTATAATTAACCCACGATATGAAGTAATTTCTTCGAAATATCTGTacattttataagaataataagACATCCGGTATAAATatcttccattttctttgagttaaaaaacattattatggaaataaaaaattttaggctATGCATGGGAGCAAACAAAGGAACTAAagtgacaaaaatacccaatcAATCAGTCTCCACTAGGGTTCTCTGGGAACGGCTAGGTTGGAGTGGTGGTCTTCTTCCGCCTCTGTGTGAGGAAGCAAGAGGTGGTTTCGAAGGTTTAGTCCTTTACTGTCTCAGTGAGAACAGGTGAGGGGGGTGGTCTGATGGAGGAGGAGTTGGAGACGTTATGTGGAAAAATATCACTGACGGAGGGTGAGAAGGTTGGCCTGAAAATCTGTGAAGGGGAGATTGCAGAAGGCCGGGCAAAAGGTGCACGGTGTTTGGTGGGTAAAATAGGAGGAGAGCGTAGGGTGAATAAGGAGGCTTTCAGAACAGTATTGTCTCGGATATGGCGGTTGTCGGGTTCAGTAACTTTCAAGGAGATCCAGGATAATATCTGGTTATTTGAATTTGAGGAGTTATACGATAAAAGAAGGGTGCTTGAGGGCAGGCCTTGGTCTTTCGACCGACAGATTCTGGTTTTGCATGATTTTGACGGGAGCACCCCGCCATCGCAGATGGACTTTTCTCATTCCCCATTCTGGATTCAAATTCATGAGATGCCTTTATTATGCATGACTAAGGCGGTAGCTAGCAAGATTGGAGCATCACTAGGCACAGTTGAGGACATTGATATAGCAGGAGATGGAGTGGGGTGGGGCAGATGCCTTCGTATACGGGTTATTATTAACCTACGTGCACCATTGGAGAGAGGAAGGGCATTGCAGGTCGAGGGGAAGTCATATTGGGTGATTTTCAAGTACGAGAAGCTTCCTATGATGTGTTTCGATTGCGGCAGAATTATGCATGGGCCTAAAGGGTGTCCGGTGATGGTGAATCATAGGAGGAACTCTGATGGCAGACTAAAGGAGTGGGGCGTGTGGCTGCGGGCTGAAGACAACCGGAGGAATAGTGGTGGAGACAGGGGTGGAGGAGCCACCCGACCGACTGACATGGGCAATGACGGCGGTTCTACTGCAAAGGGATGGGAGAATAAGGCAACTCGCGCTAAATCAGGATACCCTAGTCGTTCTAGCAATTCAGAAGAGGGGAGTAGCAGCAAATGTGCAGATTCTTCCTATATGGAGGTCGAGGGATTGGCGGGGGGTGGTGACGTTATGCTGGATTCGCGGAGGACTGATGGGGATTTCTCTCTTTACGTTGGTGACCTGGACGTAAATACACGCATGGGTCCTAAGAATGATTTGAGCGTGGATGAAGCGGCGGTTACAGCAAAGAAAGGAAAGCCTAGAGAGGTGCCTAAGCAGGTCCATGTGGCGACGGACAGTAATAGCTCCATGCAAAGGGCCAGCCCGACAAGTGGGCCCAATGGGAAGGAGGTGGCTGAGGTAACATGTCACAGCCCAGCAATTTTAGAAGACGTGGTGACTCACTCTGCTGCGATGGGCAAGGCAGAAAGTGGGCCAGTTACTAATGTAGGGATGGGAGGGACACAGACTAATTTGAGGAGATGGAAGAGGCGAGCTAGAGTACCAGAAGAGGACAGGGTGAGTGTTTCCCATTCGGATGCTAATAAGAGAAAGACGCCCACCAAAGGAGAGGGGACAGCAGAGGTTGAGAGATTGAAGAGAATTTGCAAAGGGGTTGGGGCGAAGCAGACGGTTGACTTAAAGATGGCGGAGACTGCTAAGCAGCTCCGCCAACCCAAATGAGCCTCATAAGTTGGaactgtcgagggcttgggaaccctcgtaCAGTTCGAGACCTTAACCAAATGGTTAAGACAAAGAAGCCCAGCTTTTTGTTTCTAATGGAAACCATTTGCAACAAGAAGCGTATGGAACGGATACGAGTGCAACTTGGCTTTGAAGGCCTATTTGTGGTGGAGCCGGTGGGAAGGAGTGGGGGTTTAGCGCTCCTATGGAAGGTGGCGGAGGAactagaaattcaaaattactctCGGCGTCATATAAATGCTATCGTGAAGGGGTCGGACAATGGGGTGTCATGGAAGTTTACGGGGTTTTATGGCCACCCCGACCCTACTAAAAGAGCAGAATCGTGGTCCCTCCTTactcatttaaaaatatatgctCCGCTTCCATGGCTTTGTGTGGGAGATTTCAACGAAATAACCCACCAAACCGAGAAAGTGGGGGCGGGTCGAAGACGAGAAGGGCAGATGGAGGCATTCCGGTCAGCTCTTGAGGAGTGCAATTTGGGTGACTTGGGGTTTTCGGGCCCAAAGTTTACATGGTCCAACAAACGACAAGATGAAGCTCACATCCAAGAAAGGTTGGACCGAGCGGTTGCCAATAGTGGGTGGTGTGAAATGTTCAAATCAGCAGGGGTTTCTGTATTGGCAGCAAGAATGTCGGATCATAATCCACTTTTTGTTTCCCTATATACTACACAGCCACAGTGCATGAAGGGTAGAAGAGGTTTTAAATTTGAGGCTAGTTGGATACCGGATGAGGAATGTGGGGCCATCATAAAAGAGGTGTGGGATGCGGTTGGAGATGGGGGGGAGGCAATGACGCAAGTGAGAGGGAAGCTGGAACGGTGCAAATCAAGGCTCAAATGGTGGAGTAAGGAGAAATATGGAGGACACGAAAATTTGGTTAAGGAAAAGACCGAGCTACTGACCAAGCTGCAGTGTCGAGAGGGACCTGAACATCAAGCAGCTATCAAAAATATTCAATTGGAGATAGAAGCTCTACTGGAATTTGAGGATACTAGGTGGAAGCAACGAGCGAAGCAAAATTGGTACCGGGAGGGGGACCGAAACACTAACTTTTTTCATGCATGGGCCAGCCATCGACGAAGAATAAACACTATCAAGCGGGTTGTTGATGTCGAAGGAAGAGA
This genomic interval from Corylus avellana chromosome ca3, CavTom2PMs-1.0 contains the following:
- the LOC132173616 gene encoding uncharacterized protein LOC132173616, with translation MEEELETLCGKISLTEGEKVGLKICEGEIAEGRAKGARCLVGKIGGERRVNKEAFRTVLSRIWRLSGSVTFKEIQDNIWLFEFEELYDKRRVLEGRPWSFDRQILVLHDFDGSTPPSQMDFSHSPFWIQIHEMPLLCMTKAVASKIGASLGTVEDIDIAGDGVGWGRCLRIRVIINLRAPLERGRALQVEGKSYWVIFKYEKLPMMCFDCGRIMHGPKGCPVMVNHRRNSDGRLKEWGVWLRAEDNRRNSGGDRGGGATRPTDMGNDGGSTAKGWENKATRAKSGYPSRSSNSEEGSSSKCADSSYMEVEGLAGGGDVMLDSRRTDGDFSLYVGDLDVNTRMGPKNDLSVDEAAVTAKKGKPREVPKQVHVATDSNSSMQRASPTSGPNGKEVAEVTCHSPAILEDVVTHSAAMGKAESGPVTNVGMGGTQTNLRRWKRRARVPEEDRVSVSHSDANKRKTPTKGEGTAEVERLKRICKGVGAKQTVDLKMAETAKQLRQPK